The following are encoded together in the Lathyrus oleraceus cultivar Zhongwan6 chromosome 3, CAAS_Psat_ZW6_1.0, whole genome shotgun sequence genome:
- the LOC127127110 gene encoding FT-interacting protein 3 — protein sequence MNSLKLGVEVIGAHDLVAKDGQGSSTTFVELQFDDQKFRTTTKYKDLSPIWNEIFYFNITDPSMLPNLNLDACIYHFNNKNNGSKTPLGKVRLTGTSFVSYSDAVVLHYPLEKKGFFSGTKGELGLKVFVTADPSLRASNPLPAMQEPIFDGFINNTDESLTQDQIPVPASFTSQILNNVLKKKNESVHTFHNLPKSNDGKEKKSSNVTFGMQEMKSGQSAPKSVKAFAGAAMDYVLKETSPSLGGGKVVGGRVIRGSNKLPSSTYDLVEPMEYLFARVVKARDLPRMDLTGSLDPYVVVKVGNFKGTTTHFEKNQNPEWNQVFAFAKDNQQATTLEVIVKDKDMIHDDLVGTVRFDLYDVPIRVPPNSPLAPQWYRIVNKNGEVMNNGEIMLAVWHGTQADEAFPDAWHSDAMSPTGSFSANYAQIRSKVYTSPRLWYLRVKVIEAQDLVSPDDKSKAVDAYVKVQHGNQVFKTKTVQSRANNPEWDQSTLFVAAEPFEEPLIITVEDKNETIGSIVIPLGSVEKRADDRSIRSRWYPLARSMSSAMEEGEKKMKDKERNRFASRIHVSVFLDGGYHVLDESTYYSSDLRPTSRQLWKKPIGVLELGILNANVQPTKTRDGRGASDVYCVAKYGHKWVRTRTVVGSLNPKFNEQYTWEVHDPSTVLTLGVFDNGQLNDSDDSKDSKIGKVRIRLSTLETGRIYTHSYPLLSLQSSGLKKMGEVHLAIRFSCTSMTNMINLYFKPHLPKMHYTKPLNIFEQEKMKLQAMVIVVARLSRTEPPLRKEVVEYMSDTDSHLWSTRRSKANINRLKSVFSGLISVGSWLMEISTWKNSVTTVLVHILYMMLVCFPQLILPTMFLYMFIIGLWKWRFRPRYPPHMDTKLSCTDVTNPDEFDEEFDSFPTKKNQDIVRWRYDRLRILAGRVQSVVGDIATQGERLHALLNWRDPRATTIFMLFCFVAAIVLYVIPSQILFLSVGFYLMRHPKLRGKLPPAPVNFFRRLPALTDSML from the coding sequence ATGAACAGTCTCAAGCTTGGTGTTGAAGTTATTGGTGCTCATGACCTTGTGGCCAAAGATGGACAAGGTTCATCTACTACTTTTGTAGAACTTCAATTTGATGATCAGAAATTTCGTACAACAACTAAATATAAAGATCTTAGTCCAATTTGGAATGAGATTTTTTATTTCAACATCACAGATCCAAGCATGTTACCAAATCTTAATCTTGATGCTTGCATCTACCACTTTAACAACAAAAACAATGGCTCCAAAACTCCCCTTGGTAAGGTTAGGCTCACCGGAACCTCGTTTGTTTCGTATTCTGATGCTGTTGTATTACACTATCCTCTTGAAAAGAAAGGCTTTTTTTCGGGCACGAAAGGCGAACTTGGTTTGAAGGTTTTCGTTACAGCTGACCCTTCTTTAAGAGCCTCAAATCCTCTTCCTGCTATGCAAGAACCGATATTCGACGGATTCATTAATAATACAGATGAAAGCCTTACGCAAGATCAAATACCGGTACCAGCATCGTTTACGAGTCAAATCCTCAACAATGTGTTAAAAAAGAAAAATGAGTCAGTGCACACATTTCATAATCTGCCCAAGTCAAATGAtggaaaggaaaagaaatcatCAAATGTGACATTTGGGATGCAAGAGATGAAATCGGGACAGTCTGCTCCGAAATCTGTTAAAGCATTCGCAGGCGCTGCGATGGACTATGTACTGAAAGAGACAAGCCCTTCTCTTGGAGGTGGAAAAGTTGTTGGCGGAAGAGTTATTCGCGGGAGTAATAAACTTCCTAGCAGCACCTATGACCTAGTGGAACCGATGGAGTACCTTTTTGCGCGAGTTGTGAAAGCTCGCGACCTTCCGAGGATGGATTTGACAGGTAGCCTTGATCCCTATGTGGTGGTAAAGGTTGGAAACTTCAAAGGAACTACAACTCACTTTGAGAAAAACCAAAATCCTGAATGGAACCAGGTGTTTGCATTTGCCAAGGACAATCAACAAGCAACTACTCTTGAAGTTATTGTCAAAGACAAGGACATGATACATGATGATCTTGTTGGAACTGTGAGGTTTGATCTGTACGATGTTCCTATACGTGTTCCGCCGAACAGTCCTTTGGCTCCTCAATGGTATAGGATTGTGAACAAAAACGGCGAAGTGATGAATAATGGAGAGATAATGCTTGCTGTCTGGCATGGCACACAAGCTGATGAGGCTTTTCCTGATGCTTGGCATTCTGATGCAATGTCCCCCACTGGAAGCTTTTCAGCTAACTACGCTCAGATTCGGTCTAAAGTCTACACTTCGCCAAGATTGTGGTACCTGCGCGTGAAAGTGATCGAGGCACAAGACTTGGTTTCACCCGACGATAAGTCTAAAGCCGTGGATGCTTATGTTAAGGTGCAACACGGTAACCAGGTTTTCAAGACAAAAACGGTTCAATCAAGGGCCAATAACCCGGAGTGGGATCAAAGTACGCTGTTTGTTGCTGCTGAACCTTTTGAAGAACCTTTGATCATAACGGTCGAAGACAAGAACGAGACTATTGGCAGTATTGTTATTCCTCTCGGGTCTGTTGAAAAGCGCGCTGACGACCGTTCTATCCGTAGCAGGTGGTATCCACTTGCAAGGTCCATGTCATCAGCAATGGAAGAGGGAGAGAAGAAAATGAAGGACAAGGAAAGAAACAGGTTCGCGAGTCGAATTCATGTTAGCGTCTTTCTTGATGGTGGTTACCATGTGCTAGATGAATCAACTTATTATAGCAGTGATCTTAGGCCTACTTCAAGACAACTTTGGAAGAAACCAATTGGTGTATTGGAACTGGGAATTTTGAATGCTAATGTTCAACCAACCAAAACTAGAGATGGAAGAGGGGCATCAGATGTATACTGTGTGGCGAAATATGGTCACAAATGGGTGCGAACTCGAACGGTCGTGGGCAGTCTAAACCCGAAATTCAACGAGCAGTACACTTGGGAAGTTCATGATCCATCCACAGTTCTCACCCTTGGTGTGTTTGATAATGGACAACTTAATGACTCCGATGACAGCAAAGATTCAAAGATCGGTAAGGTTCGGATAAGGCTCTCAACGCTGGAAACCGGTCGTATTTACACACATTCTTATCCGTTGTTGTCGCTGCAAAGTTCCGGTCTCAAGAAAATGGGCGAGGTTCATTTAGCCATCCGTTTCTCGTGTACCTCAATGACCAACATGATTAATCTGTATTTCAAACCGCATTTGCCAAAGATGCACTACACAAAACCTCTCAACATTTTCGAACAAGAGAAGATGAAATTACAGGCAATGGTCATTGTTGTAGCAAGACTTAGCAGAACAGAACCACCTCTTAGAAAAGAAGTAGTTGAGTACATGTCTGATACAGACTCTCATCTATGGAGCACGAGACGAAGCAAGGCGAACATAAACCGTCTGAAATCAGTTTTCTCAGGACTAATATCAGTTGGAAGCTGGTTAATGGAAATCTCAACATGGAAAAATTCTGTCACGACCGTACTAGTCCACATTCTCTACATGATGCTTGTTTGTTTCCCACAACTCATTCTGCCAACCATGTTTCTCTACATGTTCATAATAGGCCTATGGAAATGGAGGTTTCGACCGAGGTACCCTCCACACATGGACACAAAACTTTCTTGTACTGACGTAACAAATCCAGACGAATTCGACGAAGAGTTTGATTCGTTTCCAACAAAGAAAAACCAGGATATAGTCCGTTGGAGGTACGATCGGTTGAGAATTTTGGCGGGAAGGGTCCAAAGCGTTGTTGGAGACATAGCAACACAAGGTGAGAGGCTACATGCATTGTTAAACTGGAGGGATCCTCGCGCAACAACGATATTTATGTTGTTTTGTTTTGTGGCTGCAATTGTGTTGTATGTGATACCTTCTCAGATATTGTTTCTTTCAGTTGGATTTTATCTTATGAGGCACCCTAAGTTAAGAGGTAAGTTACCACCTGCACCAGTTAATTTCTTCAGAAGGTTGCCTGCTCTTACTGATAGTATGTTGTAA